TAAAACTGAAAACAATGACAATCATAGAAGCAAGAAGCGAATTGAAGATCAGGGTAAGTAGTGAACTCACGTTTGAAACTTTAACAGAAGTTCTCAGGGTTCTAGGTGCTGGTTCACCCATGTCTTTACTTTCTTTCGATTCCAAGCTCCGCGCAGCTGCCAAAGATCTTGGTGTTATTTCGGGTGGAGCTCCGAAGATGTCGTGCCCACTTAGCTCCTTGTTCTTAGCATCCGATATCTGCTTCTTACTCCTGGCATCAGGATCACTCTGCAATGTCCCACTCAACTCACGTTGCTTTGCCACCTCTGGAATCGAAGTAGGCTTTTTGGGAGATAACCCCTCTTCAGTAGCGAAGGATATTTGGCTAACTCCATTCAAGGTTTGctacaaaaattacaaagaatCGAGAAGGGTTATCGTCAATTTAATGCATTTTCTACATTGACTGATTGTATAGCTTACCTGATACATCCGAAGCCCTGTTTTGTTATCAAGTTCAGATTCATCCCCTTCATCATTAGATGCAAAAATTCCACTTCCAGACATCTCCTTCATTTTATACCCTGAACAGTTCTTCCTGAAAATGGTGGAGAagaattctaatttttatcataaatagaagaaaatagcaTTTGAGCTGTACATTGTTTGAGGAACAGGGTTATAGCCtatcaattaaacaaaacaacagGAAAGCAACCCAGAACAGGAGTACAGATGTTATATCATAAATTCCACCGATCGTACAATGTTTAGGCACCGAATGTGAATGgatttcattcttcttttttttttttttctcaagatCCTAGAACATGAAACAGTGTGAAAATAATCTGAAGaacacaaataaaaaggaaGGGAAAGGATCATAGGTGAGAGATCTGAAGACGTCTCGTTTTCCATTTGAAATAAACATTAGCACTCGAatagaaaaacagaaaatcaGGCAAGACATTGTAATAGTTTCGTGGCAAGAGTGAAATagaaagtatatttttttacaggTAAATTTTGGGAAGAACGAAATGGATCTTACTTTTTCATCAAGGTCTCAGCTTCTTCAT
This DNA window, taken from Cucumis sativus cultivar 9930 chromosome 6, Cucumber_9930_V3, whole genome shotgun sequence, encodes the following:
- the LOC101209377 gene encoding uncharacterized protein LOC101209377, whose amino-acid sequence is MDRTKSSSKSRPSTADLLTWSELPHPESSPAVSASAPRSHQPSDRISKVLQGGQLTDEEAETLMKKKNCSGYKMKEMSGSGIFASNDEGDESELDNKTGLRMYQQTLNGVSQISFATEEGLSPKKPTSIPEVAKQRELSGTLQSDPDARSKKQISDAKNKELSGHDIFGAPPEITPRSLAAARSLESKESKDMGEPAPRTLRTSVKVSNPAGGQSNILFGEEPVMKTAKKLHNQKFQELTGNDIFKGDAPPGASEKSLSSAKLREMSGNDIFADGKAESRDYFGGVRKPPGGESTIALV